A DNA window from Candidatus Abawacabacteria bacterium contains the following coding sequences:
- a CDS encoding SUF system NifU family Fe-S cluster assembly protein: MSLHQEITNQALTPEQEIYRENILDHYREPKNAGTLLEYDIKHRELNPLCGDEITVYILFDAKQKIKDIRFDGHGCAISQASMSMFTEMIQGKTVKEVAQIKKEDILKMLGIPIGIVRMKCALLSLRTVQKGLVQSKEQRAKSKEIMSRA, encoded by the coding sequence ATGTCTCTCCACCAAGAAATCACCAATCAGGCACTGACTCCTGAACAGGAAATATATCGAGAAAATATCCTCGATCATTACCGTGAACCTAAGAATGCGGGGACATTGCTTGAGTATGATATTAAACATAGAGAGTTAAATCCTTTATGTGGTGATGAAATAACCGTGTATATTTTGTTTGATGCTAAGCAGAAAATAAAAGATATTCGTTTTGATGGTCATGGCTGCGCGATTAGCCAGGCTTCAATGTCCATGTTTACTGAAATGATTCAAGGAAAGACAGTAAAAGAAGTAGCGCAAATAAAAAAAGAAGATATTTTAAAAATGCTGGGCATTCCTATTGGTATTGTAAGGATGAAATGTGCTTTATTGTCATTACGTACGGTGCAGAAAGGACTGGTTCAGAGCAAAGAGCAAAGAGCAAAGAGCAAAGAGATCATGTCACGGGCCTAA